In Methanothrix sp., a genomic segment contains:
- a CDS encoding AIR synthase related protein: MKIIGLADPEVESSLRGAGIGMSVSEARSIAEVLGRDPTLTELFCYDAMWSEHCSYKSSRATLKEFLPTDAPNVVMGPIEDSGIVAIDERWCVVISHESHNHPSQILPNEGAATGIGGIVRDVNCMGARVVATADPLRFGDPFGPKASKVRWVAEGVVDGIWQYGNALGVPNIAGDVVFNESFDDNCLVNVVSLGIVRRDQIIRSRAPPLSGERGYDVILVGKPTDSSGLGGVTFASEALREEDEETNRGAVQIPDPFLKNVLFKANSDLFSLVWESGVEIGFKDLGAGASPVPHRRWGLREALAWRSTWI; the protein is encoded by the coding sequence TTGAAGATAATCGGTCTTGCCGATCCTGAAGTAGAATCAAGTCTCCGCGGGGCGGGCATAGGCATGTCAGTCTCAGAGGCGCGTTCCATCGCCGAGGTTCTGGGCCGTGACCCCACCCTCACCGAGCTGTTCTGCTATGATGCCATGTGGTCAGAGCACTGCTCCTACAAGAGCTCTCGCGCCACTTTGAAGGAGTTCCTGCCCACCGATGCCCCAAATGTGGTAATGGGCCCGATCGAGGACTCGGGAATAGTGGCCATCGATGAGAGATGGTGCGTGGTCATATCCCATGAGAGCCACAACCACCCCAGCCAGATCCTGCCAAATGAGGGTGCTGCGACTGGCATCGGAGGAATAGTCCGCGATGTGAACTGCATGGGAGCGAGGGTGGTGGCCACTGCTGATCCGCTCCGCTTCGGCGATCCATTCGGCCCCAAGGCCAGCAAGGTCCGGTGGGTGGCAGAGGGAGTGGTGGACGGGATCTGGCAGTACGGCAATGCCCTGGGAGTGCCCAATATAGCCGGCGATGTAGTCTTCAATGAGAGCTTCGATGACAACTGTCTGGTGAATGTGGTATCCCTGGGAATAGTCCGCCGCGACCAGATCATCCGCTCCCGTGCCCCACCGCTCTCAGGTGAGAGGGGCTATGATGTGATCCTGGTGGGCAAACCAACTGACTCCTCTGGGCTGGGCGGTGTCACATTCGCCTCTGAGGCCCTGCGGGAGGAGGATGAAGAGACCAACCGGGGGGCAGTGCAGATCCCGGATCCTTTCCTGAAGAACGTCCTCTTCAAGGCGAACAGCGATCTGTTCAGCTTGGTGTGGGAGTCAGGAGTCGAGATCGGATTCAAGGACCTGGGGGCGGGGGCTTCACCTGTGCCACATCGGAGATGGGGGCTGCGGGAGGCTTTGGCATGGAGATCGACCTGGATCTGA
- a CDS encoding class I SAM-dependent methyltransferase yields the protein MRERSVWEEFFDAHAPIYEENVFTKNTIPEVDFLTEELAVEKGGSILDVGCGTGRHSIELARRGYAVTGLDLSSEMLARAADAARSAGVNVQWIRSDAARFHLPDKYDAAICLCEGGFGLLGQGDDPIGQPLSILCNISRSLKMQAKATFTVLNALASIRRSTNEEVEEGRFDPLNLVESSECSPRDGLPAVAVKERAFVPTELVLLFRLAGMSVTNIWGGTAGDWGRRPLDLDEMEIMIVARKSGQPLNEALFLINE from the coding sequence ATGAGAGAAAGAAGCGTATGGGAGGAGTTCTTCGATGCTCATGCACCGATCTATGAGGAGAATGTATTCACAAAAAACACCATCCCGGAGGTTGATTTTCTCACAGAGGAGCTGGCTGTGGAGAAGGGCGGCTCAATCCTTGATGTTGGATGCGGGACAGGCCGTCACTCCATTGAGCTGGCCAGGCGGGGATATGCTGTAACCGGGCTTGATCTCTCCTCAGAGATGCTCGCCCGGGCGGCGGATGCTGCCAGGAGCGCGGGGGTGAATGTCCAGTGGATCCGCTCTGACGCTGCCCGGTTCCACCTGCCGGATAAGTACGATGCTGCCATCTGCCTTTGCGAGGGAGGCTTTGGGCTTCTCGGCCAGGGGGATGATCCCATCGGCCAGCCCCTCTCCATACTCTGCAATATATCCCGCAGCCTGAAAATGCAGGCGAAGGCCACATTCACCGTTCTCAATGCCCTGGCATCGATTCGCAGGAGCACCAACGAGGAGGTCGAGGAGGGACGGTTCGATCCCCTGAATCTGGTTGAGTCTTCGGAATGCTCGCCCCGAGATGGGCTGCCTGCAGTTGCAGTCAAAGAGAGGGCATTCGTCCCCACAGAGCTGGTTTTGCTCTTTCGCCTGGCAGGAATGTCTGTGACCAACATCTGGGGCGGGACTGCAGGGGACTGGGGGAGAAGGCCCCTCGACCTGGATGAGATGGAGATCATGATTGTGGCACGCAAATCAGGCCAGCCCCTGAATGAAGCCCTCTTCCTGATTAATGAATAA
- a CDS encoding PAC2 family protein, translating into MFESRVVCICGLPGIGSVGKVAAEYFSTALGCSSVRSFFSYSLPPQVTVSAGRAELMHAELLHSRDKERIFVLSGDAQPLNVLGMHGLAGEILQAMESEGITDVITLAAFVGETAESILGTATDLESAMLLQDAGVPLLRSGAIGGMNGLLAGMAPLYRMRGFCLLGTSSGADLVDIPATMNLLYAMRDLFDLELDFSLMESVLIEPDEPAPEEVDMNYC; encoded by the coding sequence ATGTTTGAGTCTCGAGTCGTCTGCATATGTGGCCTTCCGGGGATTGGAAGCGTGGGCAAGGTGGCGGCTGAATACTTCAGCACTGCACTGGGATGCAGCAGCGTCAGATCCTTTTTTTCCTACAGCCTCCCGCCACAGGTGACGGTCTCCGCTGGACGGGCAGAGCTTATGCATGCAGAGCTGTTGCACTCCCGGGATAAAGAGAGGATATTCGTTCTCTCCGGCGATGCCCAGCCTCTGAATGTGCTGGGGATGCACGGGCTGGCGGGGGAGATCCTCCAGGCAATGGAATCGGAGGGGATCACAGATGTGATAACTCTGGCCGCCTTTGTGGGAGAGACGGCCGAGAGCATACTCGGCACAGCCACGGACCTCGAATCAGCAATGCTGCTCCAGGATGCCGGAGTTCCTCTCCTCAGGAGCGGGGCCATAGGGGGCATGAACGGCCTTCTGGCCGGCATGGCGCCCCTCTACAGGATGAGGGGCTTCTGCCTGCTGGGAACCAGCTCCGGGGCCGATCTGGTCGATATCCCAGCAACTATGAACCTTCTTTATGCCATGAGAGATCTATTCGATCTCGAACTGGACTTCTCCCTGATGGAGTCGGTCCTCATCGAGCCCGATGAGCCCGCCCCAGAAGAAGTGGATATGAACTACTGCTGA
- a CDS encoding DUF89 domain-containing protein, producing MEELLDFMARNKGGVPALMGTEREFIIKRRSGKADPYRELKEESNRVARGLLPQAEEFYEQSPDKIEALIRIASAANSMEFGVKGHDFDNATFGRAFAGTLRESLHADMDELKRRLQSFDKIFYLTDNCGEVIFDLFVIERLEEMGKRVVVGSKSEPIINDVTAQELKSFSEVDVIPTGNVVGTALEHLSEEASLLLNDSEWLILSKGMGNFETMTEFDQRLKGRLIYILRAKCEPVAAKLAVPRGSLVARAV from the coding sequence GTGGAAGAGCTGCTGGACTTCATGGCCCGCAACAAGGGCGGTGTCCCGGCGCTGATGGGCACAGAGAGGGAGTTTATCATCAAGAGAAGGAGCGGGAAGGCTGATCCATATAGGGAGCTGAAGGAGGAGAGCAACCGGGTGGCAAGGGGCCTTCTCCCCCAGGCAGAGGAGTTCTACGAGCAATCCCCGGACAAGATCGAGGCCCTGATCAGAATCGCCTCTGCTGCCAACTCCATGGAGTTTGGGGTGAAAGGGCACGACTTTGACAACGCCACCTTCGGCAGAGCCTTCGCCGGCACCCTCCGCGAGAGCCTGCATGCGGATATGGATGAACTGAAAAGGCGCCTGCAGTCATTTGATAAGATCTTCTATCTGACTGACAACTGCGGCGAGGTGATATTCGATCTGTTCGTGATCGAGAGGCTGGAGGAGATGGGCAAGAGGGTGGTTGTCGGCTCGAAGTCCGAGCCCATCATCAATGATGTCACCGCCCAGGAATTGAAGAGCTTCTCTGAGGTGGATGTGATACCAACCGGCAATGTGGTGGGAACGGCACTGGAGCACCTGAGTGAAGAGGCCTCTCTGCTCCTTAATGATAGTGAATGGCTGATACTCTCCAAGGGCATGGGCAACTTCGAGACCATGACGGAGTTCGACCAGAGGCTGAAAGGGAGGCTGATCTATATCCTGCGGGCCAAGTGCGAGCCTGTAGCAGCAAAACTGGCCGTCCCCAGGGGCTCGCTGGTGGCACGGGCGGTTTAG
- a CDS encoding histone deacetylase, with protein sequence MKVAITYHEDFGKHGFSVLRERIQPSFERLMESGLVDGVDVQVLRPKPAPIELVRQAHTEAHMANMETDQYRDVAILSAGSVMMAAEMVATGQAESAFAFTGTAGHHASRGSCWGFCYFNDVAITILRLREMGFERFLIVDVDPHFGDGTRDFFGDDADVFHINLHSGSGESYDPQRHNYDIGLSFNADNQAFLSALKSSLELAGDFDFQMAFVIFGHDSHQDDYGGFNLTFDAYPRMTQIIKEAVGDKGLVFVLSGGSCVHVGASSSATCSSPGRRIRKQQWKSCWTSWPATRAVSRR encoded by the coding sequence ATGAAGGTCGCAATAACATATCATGAGGATTTCGGAAAGCATGGTTTTAGCGTTCTGAGGGAGAGGATTCAGCCATCCTTCGAGAGGCTGATGGAGTCTGGTCTGGTGGACGGGGTTGATGTTCAGGTCCTCCGGCCCAAGCCCGCTCCAATAGAGCTGGTCAGGCAGGCCCATACAGAGGCTCATATGGCCAACATGGAGACGGATCAGTACCGGGATGTGGCCATTCTGTCTGCAGGAAGTGTGATGATGGCGGCGGAGATGGTGGCCACCGGCCAGGCTGAGTCCGCCTTCGCCTTCACCGGGACCGCCGGCCACCATGCCTCAAGGGGAAGCTGCTGGGGATTCTGCTACTTCAACGATGTAGCAATCACTATACTGCGCCTGAGGGAGATGGGCTTTGAGCGCTTTCTCATTGTGGATGTGGACCCCCATTTCGGCGATGGCACCCGCGACTTCTTCGGGGATGATGCCGATGTCTTCCACATCAACCTGCACAGCGGATCGGGAGAGTCTTACGATCCTCAGCGGCACAACTACGATATCGGCCTCTCCTTTAATGCAGACAACCAGGCTTTCCTCTCCGCCCTGAAAAGCAGCCTGGAGCTGGCAGGGGACTTCGACTTTCAGATGGCTTTTGTCATCTTCGGCCATGACTCTCATCAGGACGACTATGGGGGATTCAACCTCACCTTTGATGCCTATCCCAGAATGACCCAGATAATAAAAGAGGCCGTGGGCGATAAGGGCCTGGTATTCGTCCTCAGTGGCGGGTCCTGCGTTCATGTGGGGGCAAGTTCGAGTGCGACATGCTCTTCACCCGGGAGGAGGATAAGAAAGCAGCAGTGGAAGAGCTGCTGGACTTCATGGCCCGCAACAAGGGCGGTGTCCCGGCGCTGA
- a CDS encoding AMP phosphorylase: MLQVRPFDIEIGQHKVMLNTTDARERGLNPGDRVKVRAKGAVTTALLDTTTQMVNPGEIGIFTEALKELKNPVDVDIMPAPRPASICHIKSLMDNQRLNEDQIRTVVQDIVDNNLSDIELAAYVTASYIHNISPEEVVWLTKAMIETGERIHFDTHPVMDKHSIGGVPGNKVSLLIVPIVAASGLLIPKTSSRAITGAGGTADLMEVLAPVEFNAAEIKEITEKVGGVIVWGGATNIAPADDKLIKAEYALSIDPYCQMLASIMAKKGAVGADAVVVDMPVGPGTKLATPDEARTMAKDLIDLGDKLAIRVECAMTFGGSPVGRTIGPALEVREALAVLENKGGPNSLKEKSLSLAGILLEMGGVAGRGEGHAAAEEILTSGKAHAKLMEIIEAQGGDPNVKSEDIVIGENCEDILAPTGGYVVAFFNKRLVELARLAGAPSDQNAGVIIHKKMGERVKKGEPLITICSSSDWELDSAVKDAKRAMPIVVEGMLLGRYPRITEL; encoded by the coding sequence ATGCTGCAAGTTCGACCCTTTGATATAGAGATAGGCCAGCACAAGGTTATGCTCAACACCACTGATGCCCGGGAGAGGGGCTTGAATCCTGGGGACCGGGTCAAGGTGAGGGCCAAGGGGGCGGTAACCACTGCCCTGCTCGACACCACCACCCAGATGGTCAACCCCGGGGAGATAGGCATCTTCACCGAGGCCCTCAAAGAGCTTAAAAATCCTGTGGATGTGGATATCATGCCCGCCCCAAGACCGGCATCTATCTGCCACATAAAAAGCCTGATGGACAACCAGAGGCTGAATGAGGATCAGATAAGGACTGTGGTGCAGGACATAGTGGACAACAATCTCAGCGATATCGAGCTTGCCGCTTATGTTACTGCCTCCTACATCCATAACATATCCCCGGAGGAGGTGGTCTGGCTGACCAAAGCGATGATCGAGACTGGTGAGCGGATTCACTTCGACACCCATCCGGTAATGGATAAACACAGCATCGGCGGCGTTCCCGGAAACAAAGTCTCCCTTCTCATTGTGCCCATTGTCGCCGCTTCAGGCCTTCTCATCCCCAAGACCAGCTCCCGGGCCATAACCGGGGCAGGTGGCACAGCCGACCTGATGGAGGTGCTGGCCCCGGTGGAATTCAATGCTGCCGAGATCAAGGAGATCACAGAGAAGGTGGGAGGAGTGATCGTCTGGGGCGGAGCCACCAATATCGCTCCCGCAGATGATAAGCTGATCAAAGCGGAGTATGCATTGTCCATAGATCCCTACTGCCAGATGCTCGCCTCCATCATGGCCAAGAAGGGGGCCGTCGGAGCGGATGCTGTGGTGGTGGACATGCCGGTCGGACCGGGCACCAAGCTGGCCACGCCAGATGAGGCTAGAACCATGGCCAAGGACCTCATCGATCTGGGTGATAAGCTCGCAATCCGGGTGGAATGTGCCATGACCTTTGGAGGCTCTCCCGTGGGAAGAACCATAGGGCCGGCGCTGGAGGTGCGGGAGGCGCTTGCCGTTCTGGAGAACAAGGGAGGGCCAAACAGCCTGAAGGAGAAGAGCCTCTCATTGGCTGGCATACTGCTGGAGATGGGGGGAGTGGCCGGACGGGGAGAGGGCCATGCTGCTGCAGAGGAGATCCTGACCAGTGGAAAGGCTCATGCCAAGCTGATGGAGATCATCGAGGCCCAGGGCGGCGACCCCAATGTGAAGAGCGAGGATATCGTTATCGGCGAGAACTGCGAGGATATCTTGGCACCAACGGGCGGATATGTGGTGGCCTTCTTCAACAAACGGCTGGTAGAACTGGCTCGCCTGGCTGGCGCCCCCTCCGACCAGAATGCTGGAGTTATCATCCATAAGAAGATGGGGGAGAGGGTGAAGAAGGGTGAGCCTCTGATCACCATCTGCTCCTCATCGGACTGGGAGCTGGATAGCGCAGTCAAGGATGCCAAGAGAGCTATGCCAATAGTGGTAGAGGGAATGCTGCTGGGACGGTATCCCCGCATAACTGAGCTTTAG
- a CDS encoding nucleotidyltransferase domain-containing protein: MRARIRDFFQTIDGWIFAVSDYHHPHGLRSLLRYIPDPAGERIADGIRYRKMDFDQAFDFLRQKRPDYISDLHVVPPSDLLRLYDPSPGLRAIVGGDPKTKKLALILSRAGVPWDKMGITGSRLIGLQAPDSDIDFVVYGPMWWRARDIVERAKREGAVQELDEETWKKIYSKRNPEISLDEFILHEKRKGNRGMIDGTYFDLLFTRDWDQIQPLERGTPAGQGLIEATVTDCEFAFDSPAIFRLDHPEVKEILCFTHTYAGQALPGERIEAKGVLEETASGLRLVVGTTREARGEWMRSLSLMEKATQERL, translated from the coding sequence GTGAGAGCCCGGATCAGGGACTTCTTCCAAACCATTGATGGCTGGATCTTTGCCGTATCTGATTACCACCATCCCCACGGCCTTCGCTCTCTGCTTCGCTATATCCCCGATCCGGCCGGGGAGCGGATCGCTGATGGCATACGATACCGGAAGATGGACTTCGACCAGGCATTTGATTTCTTGCGCCAGAAGAGGCCGGATTATATCAGCGATCTTCATGTGGTCCCCCCATCAGATCTCCTCCGGCTCTATGATCCCTCGCCGGGCCTGAGGGCCATAGTCGGGGGAGATCCCAAGACGAAAAAGCTCGCTCTCATACTCAGCCGGGCTGGGGTGCCCTGGGATAAGATGGGAATCACCGGCTCCAGGCTCATAGGCCTGCAGGCCCCGGACTCGGATATCGATTTCGTGGTCTATGGCCCCATGTGGTGGAGGGCCAGGGATATAGTGGAGCGGGCAAAGAGGGAGGGCGCTGTACAGGAGCTGGATGAAGAGACCTGGAAGAAAATATACAGCAAGAGGAATCCCGAGATCAGCCTGGATGAGTTCATCCTCCATGAGAAGAGAAAAGGGAACCGGGGCATGATCGACGGCACCTACTTCGATCTGCTCTTCACCCGCGACTGGGACCAGATCCAGCCCCTGGAGAGGGGCACTCCTGCCGGCCAGGGGCTGATTGAGGCCACTGTCACAGACTGTGAGTTCGCATTCGACAGCCCGGCCATCTTCCGGCTGGATCATCCTGAGGTGAAGGAGATCCTCTGCTTCACTCACACCTATGCCGGCCAGGCCCTTCCCGGCGAGAGGATAGAAGCGAAGGGCGTCCTGGAGGAGACTGCCAGTGGTCTTCGCCTGGTGGTGGGGACTACGCGCGAGGCGCGGGGAGAATGGATGAGATCGCTCTCGCTGATGGAAAAAGCTACTCAAGAGAGGTTATAG
- a CDS encoding L-threonylcarbamoyladenylate synthase has protein sequence MIASAARFIIGGGAVVYPTETVYGLGANALDEQAVLRIFLIKKRPLSRPISLAVCSLEMLRDVAHIRDEEMKILEELLPGPVSVLVRKRSIVPDILTAGSPLVSIRYPDHKSALSIIDIAGPITSTSANRSGQPAPVSAKEVAEEIKERVDLVVDGGRCQYSQPSTLLDLERGEIIRPGAGLDRAMKAITAMKAIE, from the coding sequence ATGATCGCCAGCGCTGCTCGATTTATCATTGGAGGGGGGGCAGTAGTGTACCCCACTGAGACCGTCTACGGCCTTGGTGCCAATGCTCTGGATGAGCAGGCGGTGCTGAGGATCTTTCTGATCAAGAAAAGGCCCCTATCCAGGCCCATCTCTCTGGCGGTCTGCAGCCTGGAGATGCTCAGAGATGTGGCCCATATTCGCGATGAGGAGATGAAGATCCTGGAAGAGCTCCTCCCCGGGCCGGTCTCCGTCCTCGTCCGGAAGAGGAGCATAGTTCCGGATATACTCACTGCCGGCTCTCCCCTGGTGAGCATAAGATACCCGGACCACAAGTCAGCCCTCAGTATAATCGATATTGCTGGACCCATCACCTCCACCAGCGCCAATCGCAGCGGCCAGCCGGCGCCGGTGAGCGCAAAGGAGGTGGCCGAAGAGATAAAGGAACGGGTGGACCTGGTGGTAGACGGTGGCAGATGCCAGTACAGCCAGCCCTCCACCCTCCTGGACCTGGAGAGAGGAGAGATAATCCGCCCGGGCGCGGGCCTGGATCGGGCGATGAAGGCCATAACGGCGATGAAGGCGATAGAGTGA
- a CDS encoding multiprotein bridging factor aMBF1, with the protein MTEKQCEICGAEISGSPQKIVIDRSTMEVCKSCARFGKPEDKWTPVPRKMVPVERAFTVQRPKPRDQFKDLVELVPEFGRKIREARESLGLTPEELGMRIKEKVTLLRKIERGDISPEDEVRKKLEKELKIRLTDQANEAQVKSGGSGRGLTLGDVADIKRK; encoded by the coding sequence ATGACCGAGAAGCAATGCGAGATTTGCGGCGCCGAGATCTCAGGTTCGCCCCAAAAGATCGTTATTGATCGCTCAACTATGGAAGTATGCAAGAGCTGTGCGCGCTTCGGAAAGCCGGAGGACAAATGGACGCCAGTTCCACGGAAGATGGTTCCTGTGGAGAGGGCCTTCACTGTACAGAGGCCCAAACCGCGCGACCAATTCAAGGATTTGGTGGAGTTGGTCCCGGAGTTCGGGCGCAAGATCAGAGAGGCGAGAGAGAGCCTGGGACTGACGCCAGAGGAGCTGGGTATGAGGATAAAGGAGAAGGTCACCCTTCTGAGGAAGATCGAGAGGGGGGATATCTCACCTGAGGACGAGGTCAGAAAGAAGCTGGAGAAGGAGCTGAAGATCAGGCTGACCGATCAGGCCAATGAGGCTCAGGTCAAATCCGGCGGCTCAGGCAGAGGGCTGACACTGGGGGATGTGGCAGACATCAAACGGAAATAA
- a CDS encoding proteasome-activating nucleotidase, with protein sequence MDSGEGMNEAQAGADFSRYILDRMRQLEERNLALREQKDRVEGEKRLIENQKLKFEREARKLRSELERLRVGPMIVGTIADVLDENRVIVKSSTGPRFVVSLSQFIEEELKVGAQVGLNQQSFAVMCVLPSPRDPAVFGMEIEEAPDVQFSQIGGLDTQISEIREIVELPLKRPDLFASVGIDPPKGVLLHGPPGTGKTILAKAVAQSTEATFMRVVGSEFVQKYIGEGARLVRELFELAKSKSPAIIFIDELDAIGARRMDGATSGDREVQRTLMQILAEMDGFDPRGEVKLIAATNRPDMLDPALLRPGRFDRVIEIPLPNREAREAILKIHTRGMSLDRDVNLRLIADLSEGSSGADLKALSTEAGMYAIREERITVYQSDFERAAAKILLKGRDHMAEPEGLIQQYI encoded by the coding sequence ATGGATAGTGGAGAAGGCATGAATGAGGCACAGGCCGGCGCGGATTTCTCGCGCTACATCCTGGACCGGATGCGCCAGCTTGAAGAGCGAAACCTGGCGCTGCGTGAGCAGAAGGACCGCGTAGAAGGCGAGAAGAGGCTCATTGAGAACCAGAAGCTCAAGTTCGAGCGTGAGGCCCGGAAGCTCAGGAGTGAGCTGGAGCGCTTGCGCGTCGGTCCGATGATCGTAGGAACAATAGCAGACGTTCTGGATGAGAACCGGGTGATAGTCAAGAGCAGCACCGGCCCCAGATTCGTCGTCAGCCTATCTCAATTTATCGAGGAGGAGCTGAAGGTCGGGGCCCAGGTGGGCTTGAACCAGCAGTCATTTGCAGTGATGTGCGTTCTTCCCTCCCCCCGCGATCCGGCTGTCTTCGGCATGGAGATCGAGGAGGCTCCGGATGTGCAGTTCTCTCAGATCGGAGGGCTGGACACTCAGATCTCTGAGATCAGGGAGATCGTCGAGCTCCCCTTGAAGAGGCCGGATCTGTTCGCCTCGGTGGGGATCGATCCTCCCAAAGGGGTTCTTCTGCACGGGCCGCCAGGCACGGGCAAGACCATCCTGGCGAAGGCTGTCGCCCAGAGCACAGAGGCCACATTCATGCGGGTGGTGGGCTCGGAGTTCGTGCAAAAGTATATCGGTGAGGGGGCGCGCCTGGTTCGCGAGCTATTCGAGCTGGCCAAGAGCAAATCCCCGGCGATAATATTCATCGATGAGCTGGATGCCATCGGCGCCCGGCGTATGGATGGCGCCACCAGCGGTGATCGCGAGGTGCAGAGGACACTGATGCAGATCCTGGCGGAGATGGATGGCTTTGACCCCCGGGGTGAGGTCAAGCTCATCGCTGCCACCAACCGTCCTGATATGCTCGATCCGGCTCTGCTCCGGCCGGGGCGCTTCGATAGGGTGATTGAGATCCCCCTGCCCAACAGGGAGGCAAGGGAGGCGATCCTCAAGATCCATACCCGGGGCATGAGCCTGGACAGGGATGTGAACCTGCGGCTGATAGCCGATCTCTCTGAGGGATCAAGCGGCGCTGATCTGAAGGCCCTCTCCACTGAGGCGGGCATGTATGCCATCCGGGAGGAGAGGATCACCGTCTACCAGAGCGATTTTGAGAGGGCGGCAGCAAAGATCCTGCTCAAAGGGAGGGATCATATGGCTGAGCCTGAGGGGCTCATCCAGCAGTATATCTGA
- a CDS encoding SDR family oxidoreductase, giving the protein MKIIVTGGAGFIGSNLAEELLKRHEVTVIDDLSTGRIENLESIMGRIDFIRGSITDLELLKREFSGADTIFHQAAIASVQSSVDNPVASNEANISGTLNVLVAARDCKVRKVVYASSSAAYGNDPVLPKREEMRPNPLSPYAVSKLAGEYYCQAFSEVYGLKTACLRYFNVYGPRQDPNSQYAAVIPRFITRILAGEAPVIYGDGGQTRDFAFVQDVVKSNILAMEGPAEGVFNVACGCRVSLNELAAKIMRITKMSIAPVYEAARPGDVRDSLADISRARRELGYEPEYDLEMGLEKTVEWFAKHR; this is encoded by the coding sequence ATGAAGATAATTGTAACTGGTGGAGCGGGGTTCATCGGCTCCAACTTGGCAGAGGAATTGCTGAAGAGGCATGAGGTTACAGTGATCGATGATCTCTCCACGGGCAGGATCGAGAACCTCGAATCGATCATGGGCAGGATAGATTTCATCAGGGGCAGCATCACCGATCTCGAGCTTCTCAAACGGGAGTTCTCCGGGGCGGACACGATCTTCCACCAGGCTGCCATCGCCTCAGTTCAAAGCTCTGTTGACAATCCAGTAGCATCCAATGAGGCCAATATCAGCGGCACCCTGAATGTGCTTGTAGCCGCCCGGGACTGCAAAGTGAGAAAGGTGGTCTATGCCTCATCCTCAGCCGCCTACGGGAATGACCCCGTTCTTCCCAAGAGGGAGGAGATGAGGCCCAATCCGCTATCCCCTTATGCAGTCTCGAAGCTGGCGGGGGAGTACTACTGCCAGGCCTTCTCAGAGGTCTACGGCCTGAAGACAGCATGCCTGCGATATTTCAATGTCTACGGCCCAAGGCAGGACCCCAATTCGCAGTACGCGGCAGTCATCCCCAGGTTCATCACCAGGATTTTGGCGGGGGAGGCCCCGGTGATCTATGGGGATGGAGGGCAGACGCGGGACTTCGCATTCGTACAGGATGTGGTCAAATCCAATATCCTGGCCATGGAAGGGCCGGCGGAGGGCGTATTCAATGTGGCCTGCGGCTGCAGAGTGAGCCTGAATGAGCTGGCAGCAAAGATCATGAGGATCACTAAAATGAGCATTGCCCCGGTCTATGAAGCGGCAAGGCCGGGGGATGTGAGAGACTCTCTGGCGGACATAAGCAGGGCGAGAAGGGAGCTGGGCTATGAGCCGGAATATGATCTGGAAATGGGGCTGGAAAAGACGGTGGAGTGGTTTGCCAAACACCGGTGA
- a CDS encoding NAD-dependent epimerase/dehydratase family protein → MKALVTGGAGFIGSNLVEELVDDYEVTVLDNLHTGSIDNLQSVKKDVNFIKGSCNNCLDLGLQPEVIFHLGIPSSSPMYKKDPFLVGEAINGMVAIMELARRSEAKKVVFASSSSVYNGVPTPHREDATIQVKDYYTEARLAIERVAELYYQLYGIDYVGLRFFSVYGPHEEAKGTYANMVSQFLWGMKAGERPVIFGDGSQTRDFTYVKDIVDALLLTSKKGTGIFNAGTGKAFSFNYVVDLINSCLGSDLKPIYRENPIKNYVMHTLADTTRMNSLGFASRYTLKEGLKEITG, encoded by the coding sequence ATGAAGGCACTGGTTACTGGAGGAGCGGGATTTATCGGCTCCAATTTGGTGGAGGAGCTGGTTGATGACTATGAGGTCACAGTACTTGACAACCTGCATACCGGCAGCATCGATAATCTCCAATCGGTAAAGAAGGATGTGAATTTCATCAAGGGATCTTGCAACAACTGCCTGGATCTGGGGCTGCAGCCGGAGGTCATATTTCATCTAGGGATTCCCTCCTCCTCGCCCATGTACAAGAAGGATCCCTTTCTGGTGGGAGAGGCCATAAACGGCATGGTGGCCATAATGGAGCTGGCCCGGAGAAGCGAGGCCAAAAAAGTAGTATTCGCCTCCTCGTCCTCGGTTTACAACGGCGTTCCCACTCCGCACCGCGAAGATGCAACCATACAGGTCAAAGATTACTACACCGAGGCACGGCTGGCCATCGAGAGGGTGGCTGAGCTCTACTATCAGCTCTATGGGATAGATTATGTTGGGCTCAGATTCTTTTCGGTCTACGGCCCGCATGAAGAGGCCAAGGGGACTTATGCCAACATGGTCTCGCAGTTCCTCTGGGGCATGAAAGCCGGAGAGCGGCCGGTCATATTCGGCGACGGTAGCCAGACCCGTGACTTCACTTATGTGAAGGATATCGTGGATGCCCTGCTTCTGACATCAAAGAAAGGTACTGGGATCTTCAATGCTGGAACTGGGAAGGCCTTCAGCTTCAACTACGTGGTGGACCTGATCAACTCCTGTCTGGGATCAGACTTGAAGCCCATTTATAGAGAGAATCCAATCAAGAACTACGTAATGCATACGCTGGCGGATACTACCAGGATGAATAGCCTAGGATTTGCTTCTAGGTACACGCTGAAGGAAGGATTGAAGGAGATAACAGGCTAA